From the Quercus lobata isolate SW786 chromosome 6, ValleyOak3.0 Primary Assembly, whole genome shotgun sequence genome, one window contains:
- the LOC115949747 gene encoding F-box protein At3g56470-like codes for MDLQISGRAAMEIKEEEEEKSWCLLPDLVVWMIKDRLGFVDNTQMACVCRNWWRASTVYPNQPAAPTAYIMYPPEPDNDDELSCREFICVSTPTPTTMTNENCEKLTTEFVGAELVFSKRKWLLMKRKNSFFLIHLFTKVRINLPDVGSFGDFVGSFTFLDQQEHQPHRVFLYTNQHHKVWLRIAQIPGDKKWTEYNFVDHRIKSRSAKSVLAIGQKVFCFDFTGRLIIYDMVRNMWKMVDQPEHWHVRCYMVEHQGEIFRFSSRSDRLKQSRPNFDCTFRYNDDSTAWERLSYNDVKDMDTSWFLSKFQGCFSA; via the coding sequence ATGGATCTACAAATATCTGGTAGAGCGGCCatggaaatcaaagaagaagaagaagaaaaaagttggTGTTTGCTTCCTGATTTGGTGGTATGGATGATCAAAGATAGGTTAGGTTTTGTTGATAATACGCAGATGGCATGTGTTTGCCGCAATTGGTGGCGAGCGTCTACTGTCTATCCAAATCAGCCAGCGGCTCCAACGGCTTATATCATGTATCCGCCGGAACCAGACAACGACGATGAACTCAGTTGCCGCGAGTTCATATGCGTCTCGACTCCGACTCCAACAACAATGACAAACGAAAATTGTGAAAAGCTCACCACCGAATTTGTTGGAGCTGAACTTGTTTTCTCCAAACGCAAGTGGCTTCTCATGAAACGAAAAAACTCCTTTTTCTTGATTCACCTTTTCACAAAGGTTAGAATTAACCTACCCGATGTGGGTTCGTTTGGAGATTTTGTGGGTTCGTTTACCTTTCTTGATCAACAGGAACACCAACCTCATCGTGTGTTTCTTTATACAAATCAGCATCACAAAGTGTGGCTTAGAATAGCCCAAATTCCTGGTGATAAAAAATGGACAGAGTATAATTTTGTGGATCATAGGATTAAATCTAGAAGCGCTAAAAGTGTACTAGCTATTGGACAAAAAGTGTTTTGCTTTGATTTCACAGGACGATTGATCATCTACGACATGGTCAGAAATATGTGGAAAATGGTGGATCAACCGGAGCATTGGCACGTTAGATGCTATATGGTGGAGCATCAAGGGGAAATCTTCAGATTTTCTTCCAGAAGTGATCGTCTCAAACAATCTCGTCCCAACTTTGATTGCACTTTTAGGTACAATGACGATTCCACTGCGTGGGAGAGGCTAAGCTACAATGATGTCAAGGACATGGACACTAGTTGGTTCTTGTCGAAGTTTCAAGGCTGCTTTTCTGCCTAA
- the LOC115994832 gene encoding serine/threonine-protein kinase RUNKEL — translation MNHYHIYQAIGRGKYSTVYKGRKKKTIEYFAIKSVDKVQKSKVLQEVRVLHSLDHPNVLQFYSWYETSAHLWLVLEYCVGGDLMTLLRQDSQLPEDSIHDIARDLLKALQYLHSKGIIYCDLKPSNILLDENGRTKLCDFGLARKLSEISKTPSSSLPQAKRGTPFYMAPELFEDGGVHSYASDFWALGCVLYECYAGRPPFMGGEFTQLVKSILSDPVPPLPGNPSRPFVNLINSLLVKDPAERIQWPELCGHAFWRTRFTPVPLPPQPAFTNMIEQYARPCLSERNGDKSLQNKTPPKYREKDVQGAPKQDENSVLGPRGYETPIKGTQSGRRTQTKASGRVVEEKQKNRPNATRGVNLLRLSRIAKTNLQRENEKENYRRPLPNGSENDAEVKIENTDMELDFNENTEDEAHDESDSITCTPEDKMSSQDQHQGKVEDVENNTHQFDTPVNMPASDESKPLDQESSSEHIEVAATPPSVSPQLKNQRIKDGSGSVPDSDSSKSSNNISQVFWHPSDLSVRPVMPSRKADKLLEVIPSLPFEALQASDFVKMPKEQLDALNGRITSIFSGNTSIGEKQNVIRYLEMLSTSADAANILTNGPIMLILVKMLRQSKVSALRVQLASLVGLLIRHSTFIEDDLANSGILGSLSDGLRDKQDKVRRFSMAALGELLFYISTQNDQTRDNNPPESPSKDYKSTSGWQVSNSLISLVSSILRKGEDDMTQLYALRTIENICSQGGHWGARFTSQDVISNVSYIYRASGKQESMRLTAGSCLVRLVRFNPSSIQSVIEKLSFKEIASALVKGSPREQQISLNLLNMAMLGSHMFTSIGRYLLPLAEDKNLVPSLLSLIEQGSEVLKGKALVFVALLCKNGRRWLPHFLCNARLLSAVDRLAKEKDNFVKQCLDAFVNVVASTIPGLLDTITGDIQQIMAGRRHGHISALSSRTAPKTNIHMFPVVLHLLGSSSFKRKVVSHHVLQQLANLIKLVETPFQGRDDFQITLLRVLESVTEESPVILENPFIFIREILPSLAVLYKGNKDGDARFLCLKILFDVMVIFFDEPFNDEQRSEDLKSIANTHFLPLYPALIEDEDPIPMYAQKLLVMFIEFNYIRISNILHLKIVSQCFEFLLGDLSSANVNNVKLCLALASAPEMESKLLSQLKVVRRIGNLLEFVYAKDMEDFLEPTLGLCRAFLLRSISSRKGFIYTKEPTLLSDGSAEANSAVDQQQSIRDIMDFGSNVGVLLELSESHEANVADIASECVVLLLKAAPREATTGLLTNLPKVSAILESSSRATSRLLVLRVLHALGYSCRQYLSQAMILSISVHEISRVEAIVSELKSSGVPALANAALNVALELQRLPRCV, via the exons ATGAACCACTACCACATCTACCAAGCCATTGGCAGAGGCAAATACTCG ACTGTGTACAAAGGTAGAAAGAAGAAGACCATCGAGTACTTCGCGATTAAGAGCGTCGATAAGGTGCAGAAGAGCAAGGTTCTTCAAGAA GTTAGGGTTCTCCACTCTCTAGATCACCCAAATGTACTCCAATTTTACTCGTG GTATGAAACATCTGCTCACTTGTGGTTAGTTTTGGAGTACTGTGTCGGAGGAGATCTCATGACCTTATTACGTCAG GATAGTCAACTACCAGAAGATTCAATTCATGATATTGCACGTGACCTTCTCAAAGCTTTGCA GTATTTGCATTCCAAGGGAATTATTTATTGTGATTTGAAGCCCTCAAACATCTTATTGGACGAAAATGGACGTACAAAG CTATGTGATTTTGGGTTGGCTAGAAAATTAAGTGAAATATCGAAAACTCCTTCTTCCTCG TTGCCGCAAGCTAAACGTGGAACACCATTTTACATGGCTCCTGAGCTGTTTGAGGATGGGGGTGTCCATTCTTATGCATCTGATTTCTGGGCCCTTGGTTGTGTACTATATGAGTGTTATGCAGGGAGGCCTCCCTTCATGGGGGGAGAATTtactcaactagtaaaatccATCCTCTCAGATCCAGTTCCACCTCTCCCGGGTAATCCAAGCCGCCCTTTTGTCAATCTAATCAATTCTTTGCTAGTAAAAGATCCAGCAGAAAGAATTCAATGGCCTGAGCTTTGTGGACATGCTTTTTGGAGAACTAGATTCACTCCAGTGCCTTTACCTCCTCAGCCTGCTTTCACTAACATGATAGAACAATATGCTAGACCATGTCTTTCAGAACGTAATGGCGATAAATCTCTCCAAAACAAGACCCCTCCTAAGTACCGTGAAAAAGATGTACAAGGGGCTCCGAAACAGGATGAGAATTCTGTTTTAGGACCAAGAGGCTATGAGACACCAATCAAGGGTACACAAAGTGGCCGCAGAACTCAGACCAAGGCTTCTGGTAGAGTAGTTGAGGAGAAGCAGAAAAACCGTCCTAATGCCACTAGAGGTGTGAATCTTTTAAGACtttcaagaatagcaaagacaAACTTACAGAGGGAGAACGAGAAGGAAAACTACAGGAGGCCCTTGCCTAATGGCTCTGAAAATGATGCTGAAGTCAAAATTGAGAATACTGATATGGAActtgattttaatgaaaatactgAAGATGAGGCACATGATGAATCTGATAGCATTACTTGTACGCCCGAAGACAAGATGTCAAGTCAAGATCAGCATCAGGGGAAGGTAGAAGATGTTGAAAATAACACACATCAATTTGATACTCCTGTTAATATGCCTGCCTCAGATGAATCAAAACCACTGGACCAGGAATCATCTTCAGAGCATATTGAAGTGGCTGCTACCCCTCCCAGTGTCAGTCCTCAGCTTAAAAATCAGAGAATTAAAGATGGTTCAGGATCGGTCCCTGACTCTGATTCTTCAAAATCTTCTAATAACATTTCCCAGGTTTTTTGGCATCCATCTGATCTCTCAGTCAGACCTGTAATGCCTAGCAGAAAAGCTGATAAACTATTGGAGGTGATTCCTTCACTTCCTTTTGAGGCCTTACAAGCATCGGATTTTGTGAAGATGCCTAAAGAGCAGTTGGATGCCCTGAATGGTAGGATTACGTCCATTTTTAGTGGGAACACTAGCATTGGGGAGAAGCAGAATGTGATCAGATACCTTGAGATGTTGAGCACTAGTGCTGATGCAGCTAATATCTTGACTAATGGGCCAATAATGCTCATTCTTGTTAAAATGCTCAGACAATCCAAGGTCTCTGCTTTACGTGTTCAACTTGCATCACTGGTTGGCTTGCTGATAAGGCATTCAACTTTTATTGAAGATGATTTGGCAAATTCTGGGATTTTAGGTTCACTTTCTGATGGCCTTAGGGATAAGCAGGATAAAGTGAGGAGGTTTTCTATGGCTGCTTTAGGTGAGCTGCTATTCTATATATCAACTCAAAATGATCAAACTAGAGATAATAATCCACCTGAATCTCCATCAAAGGACTATAAATCCACATCTGGCTGGCAG GTTTCAAATTCATTGATTTCATTAGTGTCATCAATATTACGAAAAGGTGAGGATGATATGACTCAACTTTATGCGTTGAGGACAATTGAGAATATCTGCAGTCAAGGAGGGCATTGGGGAGCTCGTTTCACCAGCCAGGATGTGATTAGTAATGTGAGCTATATATATAGGGCTTCAGGGAAACAGGAGAGCATGAGACTCACAGCAGGATCATGTTTGGTCCGCTTGGTTCGTTTCAATCCTTCTAGCATTCAATCAGTTATAGAGAAACTTTCCTTcaaggaaattgcatctgcccTTGTCAAGGGCAGTCCACGTGAGCAGCAAATTAGCTTGAACCTTTTAAACATGGCCATGCTTGGAAGCCATATGTTCACTAGCATTGGTCGGTATCTTCTACCTTTGGCGGAGGATAAGAACCTTGTCCCGAGCCTTTTGTCTCTCATTGAGCAGGGTAGTGAAGTTTTGAAGGGAAAGGCACTTGTATTTGTGGCTCTCCTTTGCAAGAATGGTAGGAGATGGCTGCCACACTTTTTGTGCAATGCTAGGTTGCTTTCTGCTGTGGACAGGCTAGCAAAAGAGAAGGACAACTTTGTGAAGCAGTGTTTAGATGCATTTGTGAATGTTGTGGCATCCACTATACCAGGTTTATTGGATACCATAACTGGAGATATTCAGCAAATAATGGCAGGAAGGCGCCATGGGCATATCTCTGCTCTCAGCAGTCGAACTGCTCCAAAGACTAATATTCATATGTTTCCTGTTGTTCTTCATCTACTCGGGAGCTCATCTTTTAAGCGCAAGGTAGTCAGCCATCATGTCCTGCAGCAGTTGGCAAATTTAATCAAACTTGTTGAGACCCCATTTCAG GGCAGGGATGACTTCCAAATAACCCTTCTTCGAGTTCTTGAATCTGTGACAGAAGAGTCCCCTGTAATTCTTGAAAACCCTTTCATTTTCATTCGCGAAATTCTCCCCAGCTTAGCTGTTCTGTATAAGGGAAACAAGGATGGTGATGCCAGATTTTTGTGcctgaaaattttgtttgatgtAATGGTCATTTTTTTTGACGAACCATTTAATGATGAGCAAAGATCAGAAGATTTGAAGTCCATAGCTAATACACATTTCCTCCCTCTCTACCCTGCTTTGATTGAAGATGAAGATCCCATTCCAATGTATGCACAAAAGCTTCTTGTGATGTTCATTGAGTTTAACTACATTAGAATTTCAAACATTCTACATCTGAAGATAGTTTCGCAATGCTTTGAGTTTTTGCTCGGTGATCTCTCCAGTGCAAATGTAAACAATGTCAAGCTGTGTCTGGCTCTGGCATCTGCTCCTGAAATGGAATCCAAATTACTCTCCCAACTAAAAGTAGTCAGGAGGATTGGAAACCTCTTGGAATTTGTTTATGCAAAGGATATGGAGGATTTTCTTGAACCAACTCTTGGCCTGTGTAGGGCTTTCCTTCTACGATCAATCAGCAGCAGAAAAGGCTTCATCTACACAAAAGAACCAACTCTCTTAAGTGATGGTTCTGCGGAGGCAAACAGTGCAGTCGATCAGCAGCAAAGCATAAGAGACATTATGGACTTTGGTAGCAATGTAGGTGTACTGCTGGAGTTAAGCGAGTCCCATGAAGCAAATGTTGCAGATATAGCCTCTGAATGTGTGGTATTGTTGCTTAAGGCAGCTCCAAGGGAAGCCACCACTGGTCTTCTGACTAATCTCCCTAAGGTTAGCGCAATTCTCGAGTCTTCAAGCAGGGCCACCTCTCGCTTGCTTGTGCTGCGGGTGTTGCATGCTCTTGGTTATTCTTGTAGGCAATATCTCTCACAAGCAATGATATTATCAATTTCTGTACATGAGATTTCAAGGGTTGAAGCTATTGTATCTGAACTTAAAAGTTCAGGTGTACCTGCTTTAGCCAATGCTGCTTTGAATGTGGCATTGGAACTGCAGCGGCTACCTCGGTGCGTTTGA